The window CGCTGTTCACGCGGCACAATCCCGCGCCGCCCCTCTTCCTGCGCACGCTGGGCGCCATCGCGGGCCTGCGCCTGCGCGTGAAGGGCACCTTGCCGGGCCGGGGCAAGACCGCGATCTTCCTCTCCAACCATATGTCATGGCTGGATATTCCCGCTCTTGCCGGAACTACGGGCTGCGCCTTCGTCGCCCACGACGGCCTCTCCGTCTTTGCCCCCCTGCGGCGCCTGTGCGAGATGAACGACACCGTCTTCATCGCCCGCCACGACCGCCGCTCGGTCGCGCAGCAGGCCGACCAGGTGCGCACCGCCCTTGCCGAAACCGGCAGCCTCACCCTCTTCCCCGAAGGCACGACGAGCGACGGGCGCGGCCTGCTCCCGTTCAAGTCCTCACTGCTCTCCCCGCTCGAAAGCGACCTGGCCCACGTCGCGATCCACCCGGTCTGGCTCGACTACGGCCCGCAGCCCGAAAAGGTCGCCTGGGTGGGAGACGAACCGGGCCTGGGCAACGCGCTGCGCATCCTCGCGCGCACACGCCCGATCCCGGTGACCGTCCACATCCTGCCCGCCCTGACGCGCGAGGAACGCACCAGCCGCAAGACCATCGCGCAGGCGGCGCGGGCGCGCATCGCGGCGGTGAGTGGGAAATTGGCGTAAAGAAGAAGAGATTTCCGAGGGCCATCGCCCTCGGGCTCCCCAAACTGTCGAGCGCAGGCGTGCCGGGCCGCGTGGCTTGAGGGTGATAGGGGAATGCGGATTGAGGGGCTTTGCCCCTCCATTTACTCCGCCACCCTCACGCTTCATACGCTCCGATCAAGGCACGAACTGCCTTGGACGGTTCCGGGGTCAAGGGGTAATAACCCCTTGAATAACTATCTTCTTCTTCCACAAAAAAGGGCGCCGCCGACCTTCGTCGCCGCGCCCTTTTTCGAAAACCGACTGCGCTCAGCGCGTGGCGTTGTAGGCGATCTGATCGTCGTTGAGCTGGAAGCCGACGAGCACCTCGAAGGTCGCGCGGGTCACGGCCGCACGCACGGTCGGATCGGCGAGCGGGTCGAGCGCGGCGTCCTGGTCGCCCGGGCGGCGCTTGGCGGTGATCCGCTGGCGGACTTCGGCGGGCAGCGTGGCCGCGCCGCGGTCGATGAAGGCCGAACCGTTGGCGGTGGCCTCGGCGCGCGCTTCGCCGTCGGCAAAGTCCAGCGTGACCTGGCCGATTCGCTTGCTCACCACCGAGTTGCCACCCTGCAGGACGGTGACGAAGTACGGCAGCGTCACGCGGCGTGCGCCGTTCGTGTCGCTGCGCTGGGCGCGCACGACGAAGTTGACCTGGCTGGTCACCTTGTCGGTGCCCTCGCCGCACTGCGCGCGCACCTGCGTCATCGTCGCGGTGACGTCGATGTTGTCGGCGGTCTTGGCGCCTCCGGGCCCGAAAAGCGTGATGTCGCCCGTGTAATCGGGGATCCCGACGGCCGGGCAGGCGCTGCGCACGGCGGTGATCCCGACCCCCGAGTTCAGAACGATCTCACCTTCCGACTTGCAGCCGCTGAGGGCCGTCGCGGCCGCGGCGGAGAACAGGACTGTGGCGGTCAGGCGGCGTGCATTCATCATGACATCCCTTGAGTGGCGTGCGCTTGCCCTAGCGATGCAAGCGGCAAAGCGCTAGAGGGCGCAGTATGAACGCGCCCTTTCCATCCCCGGCCGAGTCCGCGCCCGCCTCTTGCGAAGCTGCGTCGACCAAGGCCCCGCTCCGTCTCTTCATTGCCGCCCCGCGCGGCTTCTGCGCCGGTGTCGACCGTGCCATCGAGATCGTCGAGCGGGCGATCGAGAAATACGGCCCGCCCGTCTACGTGCGCCACGAGATCGTCCACAACCGCTTCGTGGTCGATGGCCTGAAGGCCAAGGGCGCGATCTTCGTGGAGGAACTCGACGAGGTGCCCGACGGGGTTCCGGTGATCTTCTCCGCGCACGGCGTGCCCAAGTCGGTGCCCGCAGCGGCCACCGAGCGCGGCCTCGACTGGCTTGATGCGACCTGCCCGCTGGTCTCCAAGGTCCACCGCCAGGCCGAGCGCCAGATCGCGGACGGGCGCCACATCCTGTTCATCGGCCACGCCGGCCACCCCGAGGTGATCGGCACCTTCGGCCAGGTCCCCGAGGGCGGCATGACGCTCGTCGAGACGGTCGAGGACGTCGCCGCGCTGGACTTTCCGGCCGACGCGGAGCTGGCCTACCTCTCGCAGACCACCCTCTCGGTGGATGACACCGCCGCGATCATCGCCGCGATCCAGGCGCGCTATCCGAAGGTGGCAGCCCCCAAGGCCGAGGACATCTGCTATGCGACCTCGAACCGGCAGGCCGCGGTCAAGCGCGTGGCACCCGACTGCCAGCTGATGTTCGTGATCGGCGCACCCAACAGTTCGAACTCGCTGCGCCTGGCCGAAGTCGCCCAGCGGTCGGGCGCCTGCGCGCAGCTCATCCAGCGCGCCAGCGACATCGACCCCGCCTGGCTGGAGGGTGTCGATACGGTGGGCCTGACCGCCGGGGCCTCGGCGCCCGAATCGCTGGTCAACGAAGTGATCGCGCGCCTCAAGGAACTGCGCGATGTCAGCCAGCAGGAATTCGTCACCGCCACCGAGACGATCAGCTTCAAGCTGCCCAAGCAGCTGACCACCTGATCCGCCTGAAAAGCCAAAGAGCATAAAGACATGGCCGTTTACACACGAATCGGCGCGGAAGACATGGCCGCGATCGTCGATGCCTTCGACGTGGGCACCCTGCTTTCCGCCAAGGGCATCGCCGAGGGCGTTTCGAACAGCAACTGGCTGCTGGAGGCCCAGCGCGGCGAGGACGAGCCGCGCCGCTACATCCTTACGATGTACGAGGAGCGCACCGACGTCGAGGACCTGCCCTTCTTCCTCGACCTGCTCGACCACCTCGCCGCCAACGATTGCCCGGTGCCGCGCACGATCCATGACCGCGAGGGCGCCAGCCACCGTTTCCACGAAGGCAAGGCGCTCGCCCTGATCGAGTTCCTGCCCGGCGTCTCGGTGAGCGAACCCACCCCGGGCCAGGCCCGTTCGGTGGGCGCGGCGCTCGCCAAGGTGCACCTCGCCGCCGCCAGCTTCCCGCAGCGGCGCACCAACACCATGGGCCTTGCCCGGTGGAACCAGCTTCTGACCGACTGCGGCGAGGAAGGCCTCAACCTCATCCATCCCGAGCTGGCCCGCATCGTCAAGCGCGAGCTGACCAGCCTGACCCTGGGCTGGCCGCTCGGCCTGCCCGAGGGCGTGGTCCACGCCGACCTCTTCCCGGACAACGTGCTGATGCTGGGCGAGGAGGTGACCGGCCTCATCGACTTCTACTTCGCCTGCACCGACATCCTGGCCTACGACGTCGCCGTGACCCACGCGGCCTGGTGCTTCAGCGACGACGGCACGCGCTTCGATCCCGAGATCTCGCGCGCGCTCCTGGAAGGTTACGAAAGTGTGCGTCCGCTCTCGGACGAGGAACGCGCCGCGCTCCCGCTGCTGGCCCGCGCCGCTGCGATGCGCTTCCTGTCGACGCGCGCCTACGACTGGATGAACACCCCCGAGGACGCGCTCGTCACTCCCAAGGACCCGCTCGCCTTCGCGCGGCGGCTCGACTTCTACGCGAGCGCGGAAAACCGCGACCTCTTCGCGAAGGAAGCCTGAGGCGATGAAGAAAATCGAGATCTTCACCGACGGCGCCTGCAAGGGCAATCCCGGCCCCGGTGGCTGGGGCGCGCTCCTGCGCATGGGCGAGCACGAGAAGGAAATGTCGGGCTCGGAAGCCCAGACGACCAACAACCGCATGGAGATGACCGCGGTCATCAAGGCGCTCGAAGTGCTCAACCAGCCCTGCGAGATCGTCCTGTGCACCGACAGCAAGTACGTCATCGACGGGATCACCAAGTGGGTCCATGGCTGGCAGAAGAAGGGCTGGGTCAACGCCTCGCGCCAGCCCGTCGCCAACGCCGAACTCTGGCGCGAGATGCTCGCCGCGACCAAGCCGCACAAGATCACCTGGCAGTGGGTGCGCGGGCACAATGGACATGCGGAAAACGAACGCGTCGACCAGCTCGCCAGCGACGCGGCCAAATCGGTGGCCTGAGCGCCCCCGGGACAGGCGGCCTCCCACGTCGCCACGGCGAGCGATTGCACGCGCTGAAATTTGATTGCGCAAAACGCAACGAAGCACAGAGTCGGCCCCCGCGATCCCCGGATTCGCGGGGGCCTTGCGTATCCCGCCCCGCTTTCGGGCCCTGTTGCCCGCACGACACGAAATTTCTTTGGCCTCTCTCGAAGACGCGAGGCCCGCGCTCCGCCTCCGATATGCCGCAAGTGCGAAGGTTTTCGCTGCATTTGCGAAATTGCAAGTCACTCGTGCGCTCTATGCAACTGCACCCACCTTCTAAGGGCGCCCCGATCGGCCCATAATCAGCGGCATGGTGAAGCTGATCACATCGCATGTGCAGAACGAACTGCGCGAACTGACCCGTCCGGGCCCCCGCATGGCCGACGAGATTGCCTGCGTGCTCTCGGTCATGCTGGCCATCGTGCTCGCGCAGCTTGCCGATGCGCGCATGGTCAACTGGGCGGCGGTGTCCGCGCTGGTGCTTCTGAAGAGCGACACCCTGGAAACGCTGCTGCGCGGCGCGATGCGCATGGTCGGCACGCTGGCGGGCGGCGCGCTCGCGCTGATGCTGGCGCCGCTGGCCCTGCACTCGCTGGTGGTCGCCGTGCTGAGCGCTGGCCTCGTCGGCGGCATGGGCCTTTACGGCATGCTGACGGGTCGCCGCGCCTACGCCTGGTTCCTGTTCGGCCTGACCTTCGAGATCGTCCTGCTCGACAAGCTCGCCAATCCTGACCTTGCCACCTTCGAGCTCGCCTTCACCCGCGTCATCGAAGTGGGCGCGGGCACGCTGGCCTGCGTCGTGGTCAGCCTGGGCGCCGCGCTCATCTCGGGCAAGGACTGGCTCGCCAACCGCAAGGCGCGCCCGGAGCGCATGCGCTGGAACGCGACCGCCGCGCGCCACGCCGCGCAGACCGGCATCGCGCTCGCCGCCCTGCCCCTCCTCTACCACTTCGTGAAGGTGCCCGAACTGACCCAGGCCGCGATCACCATCATGGCGGTGATGATCGTGCCGGTCGCCGGGCTTGGCCAGAGCGGGCTCGTCCCCGTCAGCCGCCGCCTCCTGCACCGCGCCATCGGCTGCGTCGCGGCCGGGCTCCTCGCCATCGGCCTCCTGGTCCTTGCGCATGGCAATGTCGCGGTGATCATCGCGGGCACCTGCTTCGGCCTGTTCCTGGGCCGTCACCTGGAAACGGGCGGCAAGGCGACGCAGTACGTGGGCCTGCAATTCTCGATTGCACTCCTCACCGCGCTCGTCCCCGACAGCTACAGCCAGATCGAGGCCGGGGTCGCGATGGAGCGCCTGCTCGGCATTGCTGTGGGCATGGCCATGCTCGAGCCCGCGCTGCTGTCCTGGCACTTCATCGCCAAGCGCCTGCACAGCGCGGCGGCCGAAAAGGCCAAGGCCACGGCGTCCGCCGCCGCAGCCTGACCTCTCAGCTAAAACGCAAGGGGCTGTAGGGCGCCGGATCGACCGCGCCCGCAGCCTCGCCCAGCAGCAGCCGCGCGGCGAGATCCGCGCCTGCAGGGGCGGTCTGGATGCCAAAGCCGCCCTGCCCTGCGCACCAGAAGAAGCCCTCCACCTCCGTATCGAAGCCGTAGACCGGCAGACGGTCGGGCGCGAAGGAGCGCAAGCCCGCCCAGCGGTGCTCGACGCGCGCGATGCGCCAGTCCACCACCTTCTCGAAGCGGTCGATGGCCAGCGCGATGTCCAGCTCTTCGGGCGCGGCATCGCACGGGGCGCTGGGCGTCTCGTCATGCGGGCTCAGCCACAGGCGCCCGTTCTCGGGCTTGAAGTAGAAGCCGCCGGCAATGTCGAGGACAAGCGGCAGGTCCTCGGGCACGGGCGCGTCCAGCACGAGCTGGGCAATGGTGCGGCGAAGCGGGGTAATGCCGAGCGCTCGCGCCCCGGCCATCTGCGCCACGCTGTCCGCCCAGGCGCCCGCCGCGTTGACAAGGATGCCCGCCTCCAGCGTAGCGCCGTCGGCCAGATCCAGACGCCAGCCTCCCTGCTCCCGGCGCGCGGCGCGCAAGGACGCCCGGCACCGGATCGGCGTGCCCGCCTGGCGCGCGGCGGCCAGATAATGCTGGTGCAGGCGCGCCACGTCGATGTCGCAGGTCGTGGGCTCGAGCGCGCCGTGCGTCCACGCGGGCCTGAGGCCCGGGATGCGGCGCGCGATCTCGGCGCGGTCCAGCTCCTCCACCTCGACGTCCATCGCGCGGAAGGTCTGCGCGAAGGCGGCGACCTCGCCCGCCTGATCGGCGCGGCCGATGGTGAGGCCATGGCGCGCAGTGAGAACACCCAGGTCATGAAGCGCCGGGCCCGATGCGGCGGTCAGCGGCTGTACGCCCGGCCCGCCATAGCTCTCCACCCAGAACGCGGCCGAGCGGCCGGTGGCATGGTAGCCGGGCGCATCCTCGCCCTCCACGAGGCAGACACTGGCGCCCCCACGGGCGGCGAGCGCGGCGGCCAGCGAGGCGCCGGCCATCCCCGCGCCGATGACGGCAATATCAAACTTCTGGGACATAGGGCTCAGCCCCTAGCCGGTGCGACCCGGTCCAGGAAAGCCTCGATTTCGGCAAGTGCATGTGCGCGCACCGGATCGGCCTCGCGCAGGATCTCGTGCGCGCAGCCCTCGTCGTAGGCGACAAGCTCGCCCGCCGGCAGGCGCCCGGCTGCGCTGCGGATGGCGGGCCAGGAGACCAGGCCGTCGCGGCGCGTGGCGAGGATCTGCACAGGCACGCGCACCTTTTCGAGCACGCCGCGCCGCTCCAGCGCGCGGATCGAGGCGATGGCCGCGCCAATCCAGCCCCAGCTCGCCGGGCCCATGACGAGGCCGGGGCGTTGCTGGTACCACCACTGCTCGTCGGCGTAGCGCGCCGCGTCGTGGGTGAGGAGGTGCTGGCGCGCGCGCTTGACCAGTTCGGGCCGCTCGCTCCCGCTCCAGGCCCGCGCCGTTCGCCCGCGCACCGCACATATCGCCTTGGCGACAGGGGCCAGCAGGGCATTGGGCGCCCAGGTCGGATGGAGCCCCAGCATCGGCGCGGAAAGGACCACGGCGGCGGGTGCAATGCGCTTTTCCGCGACCGCGCGCAGGACCAGGTTGCCGCCCATCGAATGGCCGACGGCGACATGGGGGCCGGGCTGCGGCGCGACGAACGCGTCCCAGATCCCGGCGTAGTCGGCAAGCCAGGTCGCGAAGTCGTCGATATGGCCGGTCGTCGCATCGCCGCCCAGGCGTCCGCTGAGGCCCTGTCCGCGCCAGTCCGCCGAGACTACCGACCAGCCCGAATCGGCCCAATCATTGAGCGATTCGAGCCACTTCTCGTAGCAGTCGCCCCGTCCGGGCATGAACAGGATCGCGCCGCGACGGCGCCAGGACGCGCCGCGCGCGGGAACCTCGAGAACGCGGATTTCCCAGCCATCCGCGGCCGTCCAACGCGATTCGCGCGCATCGGCCGGGACTTCGCGCCGAACCCGTGCGGCTGCGTCCGTCGCGTCAATCGAGTGGCTAATGGGGACCTCGGGCAGGTAATTACGTTTTGGTAAGTGATGACCGCTAGACGGGACCCTCCACAGGGGGGACTTCGATGCCAGGCGGCATATTTTCGTACGCTTTGATGGCGGCCTTGGCAACTGCCCTGCTGGTCGCCGCGGTCACCGACATCAAACGCCGCGAGATAGATAACACACTTAATCTGGCCATCGCGCTGGCGGCCCCGCTGTGGTGGCTGGCGACCGGCCTCGGCTGGTGGGACGTGGGCTTTCAGCTCGCGCTCGCGCTCGTCACCTTCGTGGTGACCTGCGCCCTCTTCGTCGTGCGCCAGATGGGTGGCGGCGATGTCAAACTTTTAACCGCGCTTGCGCTCTGGTTCGCGCCCGCCCCCTTCCTGCAGCTGGTCGTGCTGATGGCCCTGCTGGGGGGAGCCGGTTCGGTTGCGATGGCGGCCTGGAACCTCGACCGGCGGCCCGGCGAATCCGTGCGAAGCGCGCTGGCGCTGGGCGCTTCGGCGCTGTGGGTGGGCGGCGCGCTGGCGGTTCTGATCGCGCTGGCCACCGGACGCCCGCTCCTTTCGAGCGCCGCGCTGCAATCGATTCGCGACGTGCTTCCCGCAGGCTGGATCATCGCGCTTGTGGTGCTGGCGCTGCTCGGCGGATTCGCGCTCGGCTTCGTGCACCTCGTACAGCGCCAGAAAGCGCGGATGCGCGTGCCTTACGGGGTCGCCATCGCGCTTGCGGGCATCTGGGTGCTCGCCCAGCAGGCCCTGGCCAGTGCGGCGGTGTCATCCACCGTAAACTAATCTCGATTGACCCGATTTTAACCAATTGTCCCGACAAGGTAACTCACCAAGATCGGATTTTCAGGGGGCTTGAACAGCCATGGATAGAAAGAAGCTGCTGCTGCTGGTCGTTGCGCTTTTCGTCGCAGCCGGCACCGCATTTGCAGCGCGCTCGATGTTTGCCGGAGCCTCGGCTCCCCAGGCAGAGGCCGTGGCGGTCAAGCCCGCAGGGCCCAAGGTCCTCGTCGCCCAGCGGGCACTTCCGGTGGGGACCATCCTCACCGCCGATGCGATGTCCTTCCAGGACTGGCCCGCCGAACTCGTGAAGGACGTCTACTTCCTCGACGGCGAGGCGGACATGGCCAAGCTCCTGGGCACCGTCGTGCGTTACCCGATCACCGCCGGGCAGCCGGTCACCCAGGGTGCGCTCGTCGCGCCGGGCGACCGCGGCTTCCTCGCCGCCGCGCTCGGCCCGGGCATGCGCGCGGTCACCATCTCGGTTTCGGCCAAGACGGGCGTGGGCGGCTTCGTGTTCCCGGGCGACCGGGTCGACATGATGCTCACCCAGCAGGTCAAGGGTGAAGGCGAACCGCTCAACACCACCGAGACGATCCTGCGCAACCTGCGCGTGCTCGCCACCGACCAGACCACCAACAACGAGGTCGAGGACGGCAAGACCGTGGTCCGCGCCTTCCGCACGGTCACGCTCGAGGTCACCCCGCGCATCGCCGAGAAGATCTCGGTGGCCGAGGAAATCGGCGCGCTCAGCCTCTCGCTGCGCTCGATCGCGGACAACCAGGGCGAATTCGAACGCATCCTTGCGAGCGGCGAAGTCGAGGTGCCCGAGGGCGCCACCAAGGAGCAGGAGGAAACCCTCATGCGCCAGGCCATGACCCGCCCGATCGAGGGCAACACCACTTACGTCACCGGCGGCGACGTCTCGCGCTTCCAGCGCACGAGCCGTCCCGCGCCGTCCGGCTCGGGCTCGGGCTCGGGCCCGATGATGTCCGCGCCGCAGATGGCCGGCGGTTCGCCCGCCGCCGCGCCCCAG is drawn from Novosphingobium decolorationis and contains these coding sequences:
- a CDS encoding lysophospholipid acyltransferase family protein is translated as MTSPAHDTEPGAPWPRPPLLGWPLIALRIGALLVSLILAVAAYYVFALFTRHNPAPPLFLRTLGAIAGLRLRVKGTLPGRGKTAIFLSNHMSWLDIPALAGTTGCAFVAHDGLSVFAPLRRLCEMNDTVFIARHDRRSVAQQADQVRTALAETGSLTLFPEGTTSDGRGLLPFKSSLLSPLESDLAHVAIHPVWLDYGPQPEKVAWVGDEPGLGNALRILARTRPIPVTVHILPALTREERTSRKTIAQAARARIAAVSGKLA
- the ispH gene encoding 4-hydroxy-3-methylbut-2-enyl diphosphate reductase; translated protein: MNAPFPSPAESAPASCEAASTKAPLRLFIAAPRGFCAGVDRAIEIVERAIEKYGPPVYVRHEIVHNRFVVDGLKAKGAIFVEELDEVPDGVPVIFSAHGVPKSVPAAATERGLDWLDATCPLVSKVHRQAERQIADGRHILFIGHAGHPEVIGTFGQVPEGGMTLVETVEDVAALDFPADAELAYLSQTTLSVDDTAAIIAAIQARYPKVAAPKAEDICYATSNRQAAVKRVAPDCQLMFVIGAPNSSNSLRLAEVAQRSGACAQLIQRASDIDPAWLEGVDTVGLTAGASAPESLVNEVIARLKELRDVSQQEFVTATETISFKLPKQLTT
- the thrB gene encoding homoserine kinase produces the protein MAVYTRIGAEDMAAIVDAFDVGTLLSAKGIAEGVSNSNWLLEAQRGEDEPRRYILTMYEERTDVEDLPFFLDLLDHLAANDCPVPRTIHDREGASHRFHEGKALALIEFLPGVSVSEPTPGQARSVGAALAKVHLAAASFPQRRTNTMGLARWNQLLTDCGEEGLNLIHPELARIVKRELTSLTLGWPLGLPEGVVHADLFPDNVLMLGEEVTGLIDFYFACTDILAYDVAVTHAAWCFSDDGTRFDPEISRALLEGYESVRPLSDEERAALPLLARAAAMRFLSTRAYDWMNTPEDALVTPKDPLAFARRLDFYASAENRDLFAKEA
- the rnhA gene encoding ribonuclease HI, encoding MKKIEIFTDGACKGNPGPGGWGALLRMGEHEKEMSGSEAQTTNNRMEMTAVIKALEVLNQPCEIVLCTDSKYVIDGITKWVHGWQKKGWVNASRQPVANAELWREMLAATKPHKITWQWVRGHNGHAENERVDQLASDAAKSVA
- a CDS encoding FUSC family protein, encoding MVKLITSHVQNELRELTRPGPRMADEIACVLSVMLAIVLAQLADARMVNWAAVSALVLLKSDTLETLLRGAMRMVGTLAGGALALMLAPLALHSLVVAVLSAGLVGGMGLYGMLTGRRAYAWFLFGLTFEIVLLDKLANPDLATFELAFTRVIEVGAGTLACVVVSLGAALISGKDWLANRKARPERMRWNATAARHAAQTGIALAALPLLYHFVKVPELTQAAITIMAVMIVPVAGLGQSGLVPVSRRLLHRAIGCVAAGLLAIGLLVLAHGNVAVIIAGTCFGLFLGRHLETGGKATQYVGLQFSIALLTALVPDSYSQIEAGVAMERLLGIAVGMAMLEPALLSWHFIAKRLHSAAAEKAKATASAAAA
- a CDS encoding NAD(P)/FAD-dependent oxidoreductase, with the translated sequence MSQKFDIAVIGAGMAGASLAAALAARGGASVCLVEGEDAPGYHATGRSAAFWVESYGGPGVQPLTAASGPALHDLGVLTARHGLTIGRADQAGEVAAFAQTFRAMDVEVEELDRAEIARRIPGLRPAWTHGALEPTTCDIDVARLHQHYLAAARQAGTPIRCRASLRAARREQGGWRLDLADGATLEAGILVNAAGAWADSVAQMAGARALGITPLRRTIAQLVLDAPVPEDLPLVLDIAGGFYFKPENGRLWLSPHDETPSAPCDAAPEELDIALAIDRFEKVVDWRIARVEHRWAGLRSFAPDRLPVYGFDTEVEGFFWCAGQGGFGIQTAPAGADLAARLLLGEAAGAVDPAPYSPLRFS
- a CDS encoding alpha/beta hydrolase, encoding MPEVPISHSIDATDAAARVRREVPADARESRWTAADGWEIRVLEVPARGASWRRRGAILFMPGRGDCYEKWLESLNDWADSGWSVVSADWRGQGLSGRLGGDATTGHIDDFATWLADYAGIWDAFVAPQPGPHVAVGHSMGGNLVLRAVAEKRIAPAAVVLSAPMLGLHPTWAPNALLAPVAKAICAVRGRTARAWSGSERPELVKRARQHLLTHDAARYADEQWWYQQRPGLVMGPASWGWIGAAIASIRALERRGVLEKVRVPVQILATRRDGLVSWPAIRSAAGRLPAGELVAYDEGCAHEILREADPVRAHALAEIEAFLDRVAPARG
- a CDS encoding A24 family peptidase, giving the protein MAALATALLVAAVTDIKRREIDNTLNLAIALAAPLWWLATGLGWWDVGFQLALALVTFVVTCALFVVRQMGGGDVKLLTALALWFAPAPFLQLVVLMALLGGAGSVAMAAWNLDRRPGESVRSALALGASALWVGGALAVLIALATGRPLLSSAALQSIRDVLPAGWIIALVVLALLGGFALGFVHLVQRQKARMRVPYGVAIALAGIWVLAQQALASAAVSSTVN
- the cpaB gene encoding Flp pilus assembly protein CpaB; the protein is MDRKKLLLLVVALFVAAGTAFAARSMFAGASAPQAEAVAVKPAGPKVLVAQRALPVGTILTADAMSFQDWPAELVKDVYFLDGEADMAKLLGTVVRYPITAGQPVTQGALVAPGDRGFLAAALGPGMRAVTISVSAKTGVGGFVFPGDRVDMMLTQQVKGEGEPLNTTETILRNLRVLATDQTTNNEVEDGKTVVRAFRTVTLEVTPRIAEKISVAEEIGALSLSLRSIADNQGEFERILASGEVEVPEGATKEQEETLMRQAMTRPIEGNTTYVTGGDVSRFQRTSRPAPSGSGSGSGPMMSAPQMAGGSPAAAPQGYSGPVVRVTRGKVTTAEPAGK